In a single window of the Petrotoga mexicana DSM 14811 genome:
- the gcvPB gene encoding aminomethyl-transferring glycine dehydrogenase subunit GcvPB — protein sequence MKLIFEKSVSGRKSFSLPKLDVKESQIDIPEHLVRNEAPNLPELYEVDIVRHYNQLASLNHSVDRGFYPLGSCTMKYNPFLNEEVAALNGFKYLHPYQEERTVQGALELMYELQEFLKEITGMDHVTLQPAAGAHGELTGMLVIKKYLQENNLGHKNEVIIPDSAHGTNPASAVMAGFEVIKVNSNNEGRVDLDHLKSLVNENTAAIMLTNPNTLGLFEKDILKISDLMHKNNALLYYDGANLNAIMGKVRPGDNGFDVVHLNLHKTFSTPHGMGGPGSGPIAVKSFLKEYLPKPVVGMKESGEYYFDYDIPKSIGKVRSFYGNFSVLVKAYTYILSMGKEGLKKASELATLNANYLKEKLSKFLDVAYPDVCKHEFVIKGTSLKDYGVSTLDFAKRLLDYGMHPPTVYFPLIVDEAMMIEPTETESKETLDEVAAIYEKILEEARKDSDKLKKAPLTLPIKRLDEVKANKELNVKFD from the coding sequence ATGAAATTGATATTTGAAAAATCAGTTAGCGGGAGAAAGTCATTTTCACTTCCCAAATTGGATGTCAAAGAATCTCAGATAGATATTCCAGAACATTTAGTTAGAAATGAAGCTCCGAATCTACCAGAACTTTACGAAGTTGATATAGTTAGGCACTACAATCAATTAGCCAGTCTAAACCATTCGGTTGATAGAGGTTTTTATCCTTTGGGTTCTTGTACAATGAAATACAATCCTTTTTTGAATGAAGAGGTTGCAGCCTTGAATGGATTCAAATACCTTCATCCCTATCAAGAGGAAAGGACCGTACAAGGTGCGTTGGAATTGATGTATGAATTACAAGAATTTCTCAAAGAGATAACAGGGATGGATCATGTTACCCTACAGCCTGCTGCTGGTGCCCATGGGGAGCTCACAGGAATGCTTGTTATCAAAAAATATCTACAAGAAAATAATTTAGGTCATAAAAATGAGGTTATCATCCCAGATTCCGCCCACGGTACGAATCCGGCATCTGCAGTAATGGCAGGATTTGAAGTAATTAAAGTTAATTCGAATAATGAAGGAAGAGTTGATTTAGATCATTTGAAATCTTTAGTGAATGAAAATACTGCTGCAATTATGCTCACAAACCCAAATACTTTGGGATTGTTTGAAAAAGATATTCTAAAGATATCTGATTTGATGCATAAAAACAACGCCTTGTTGTACTACGATGGAGCGAATTTAAATGCAATAATGGGTAAAGTAAGACCTGGGGATAATGGTTTTGATGTTGTCCATCTAAATCTCCACAAAACATTTTCTACCCCTCATGGAATGGGGGGACCTGGGAGTGGGCCAATAGCGGTAAAATCTTTTTTAAAAGAGTATTTGCCGAAACCTGTTGTGGGTATGAAAGAAAGTGGAGAATATTATTTTGATTACGATATTCCTAAAAGTATTGGAAAAGTACGTAGCTTTTACGGTAATTTCTCGGTACTAGTAAAAGCATATACTTATATATTATCAATGGGCAAAGAAGGTTTAAAGAAGGCAAGTGAGCTAGCCACTTTAAATGCGAATTATTTGAAAGAGAAGTTATCAAAATTTTTAGACGTTGCTTATCCAGATGTCTGTAAGCATGAGTTTGTAATAAAAGGTACTTCGTTGAAAGATTATGGTGTAAGCACATTGGATTTTGCAAAAAGACTTTTAGATTATGGCATGCATCCTCCAACAGTTTATTTTCCTTTGATAGTTGATGAAGCAATGATGATTGAACCAACCGAAACCGAAAGCAAAGAAACATTGGATGAAGTTGCTGCTATATACGAGAAAATCTTAGAAGAAGCCAGAAAGGATTCAGATAAGTTAAAGAAAGCTCCATTGACTTTACCTATCAAAAGATTAGACGAAGTAAAAGCAAACAAAGAACTCAACGTGAAATTTGATTAA